A genomic segment from Pleurodeles waltl isolate 20211129_DDA chromosome 9, aPleWal1.hap1.20221129, whole genome shotgun sequence encodes:
- the LOC138259770 gene encoding olfactory receptor 1571-like produces MNDCCNLGGFTSTPNTSETVTSPSEELRFEHNTLMLSPVLANCLIGASSIIFLLMMSLSLAVFIASMKSEDFSWKPRILILRNQLLCDLLLVLTTIPPTLYNLMNKEVVRYGAKCYVLIFTMCAAVICSFMNLAFMAFERYFYICHSIHYISKFTISRTKVGLCAMWLLALTMASMYIGLLTRGQSTSDEVGGFFCEADRLERNLGFPQEAILCRKYSMILWFFSCLLVFVYSYYRMYKLAKDTVQPFQQSNHQAQKTVFFYGLMYTLQVIPLAFKLSLDAFLTSGLISREVFALADMVNQTVVMMIPPCLHPVIYGLRNSEVRLGIQSLFKRSPNNRIGGQPPMIRSCFENSKERRQSREDG; encoded by the coding sequence ATGAATGATTGCTGCAACCTGGGGGGCTTCACAAgtacccccaacacctctgaaactGTGACCTCCCCATCAGAAGAGCTGCGGTTTGAGCATAACACGCTAATGCTCTCGCCAGTCTTGGCGAACTGCCTCATTGGTGCCTCCTCCATCATCTTCCTGCTGATGATGTCCCTCAGCCTGGCGGTCTTCATCGCCAGCATGAAATCAGAAGACTTCTCTTGGAAGCCGCGCATTCTGATCCTCAGGAACCAACTTCTCTGTGACTTGCTCCTTGTCCTGACTACCATTCCGCCAACGCTCTACAACCTGATGAACAAAGAGGTGGTGAGGTACGGAGCCAAGTGTTACGTGCTCATCTTCACCATGTGCGCTGCCGTCATCTGTTCCttcatgaacctggccttcatggcCTTTGAGCGCTACTTCTACATCTGCCACTCCATTCACTACATCTCCAAGTTCACCATCAGCCGGACTAAGGTAGGCCTCTGTGCCATGTGGCTGCTTGCCCTCACAATGGCATCGATGTACATAGGCCTTCTCACCAGGGGACAGTCCACCAGCGATGAGGTTGGGGGATTTTTCTGCGAAGCTGATCGCCTGGAAAGGAATTTGGGCTTTCCCCAGGAGGCCATCTTGTGTCGAAAGTACTCTATGATTTTGTGGTTCTTCTCCTGCTTGCTGGTCTTTGTGTACTCGTATTATCGGATGTACAAACTGGCCAAGGACACAGTACAACCCTTTCAGCAAAGCAACCACCAAGCTCAGAAGACTGTCTTCTTCTATGGTCTGATGTACACTCTGCAAGTCATACCTCTGGCTTTCAAACTCTCCTTAGATGCTTTCCTGACCAGTGGCTTGATAAGCAGGGAGGTGTTTGCGCTTGCGGACATGGTGAACCAGACTGTAGTCATGATGATACCGCCCTGCCTTCACCCTGTCATATATGGATTGAGAAATAGTGAGGTCAGGCTAGGGATACAGTCGCTATTCAAGAGGTCTCCAAACAATAGAATTGGAGGACAGCCACCCATGATAAGATCCTGCTTCGAGAATAGTAAAGAGAGGAGGCAAAGCAGAGAAGACGGCTAA